The DNA window ATAAGCGTATCCTTTTGGTGTTTTATACACTTTTGTTGCAGATTGTGTAGTCAATGTCACTTTAGACCCCGTACTCGCCGATACTTTCATGCGGTAGCGGTCGCCATCTAAATATCCACCTCCAGGATTCAGTAGATAATAACAAACTTTTCCCGAGTCTTCAAGGTAAACCGGGCGCATTACTTTAAATGCACCTTGAAAATATACGTTCTTCGCAACGGTCTTTCCTTTTCTCTCTTCTATATCTAGCGATAACTCGCCTGTCCACTGTCCCATATTATTCTAATCCTTTTAATAAAACATGACTTTTCAGCCATTCGATAACTTCTTCGAGACCTTCCTCAGTTTTCAAGTTGGTGAACACGAATGGTTTTTCGCCACGGAACACTTTTGTATCAGAAGCCATCACATCCAAGCGAGCTCCTACATACGGAGCCAGATCCGTTTTATTAATAACAAATAAATCGGATTTGATCATGCCTTGTCCACCTTTTCGTGGAATTTTTTCACCTTGAGCAACATCAATGATGTAGATTGAAAAATCTACAAGCTCAGGACTAAACGTTGCAGCAAGGTTATCCCCACCACTTTCAACAAAAATCAATTCGACATTTGGATGGCGTTCTACTAATTCGTCAATTGCTGCAAAGTTCATCGATGCATCTTCACGAATCGCTGTATGTGGACAGCCTCCTGTTTCAACGCCAATAATACGATCTTCTGGCAATACGCCATTTTCCATTAAGAATTTTGCATCTTCTTTTGTGTAAATATCATTTGTTATAACAGCCATTTCAATTTCTTTTTCTAATGTGCGGGTTAGTTTTTCAACAAGCATGGTTTTCCCTGCTCCTACTGGCCCGCCGACACCAATTTTAATCGGTCCCATTCCAATCCACTTCCTTTTCTATTTAAAAAATCATCGTTACGACATAAAAATACGAATATTAACGCGTTCGTGATGCATTTGAGAAAGTTCAAGTCCAGGCGAAGTGATTCCAAAATCATCTTCGGTTAACTGTACAACTTTCTCTGCTGCCAACTGCAATTCAGGATGAAAGTCATGCGTAATGATAATTCCAGCCGTTTGTCCTAATGGAATTGCTCGTACGGCATTTTGCGTAAGGCTCGAAGAAGAAGAGTAAAAATAGTATAAAACCGTTTCTTTCTTCGAACAACCAAGTCCGTGCGCAATCATTGTAAAGACAATTGCTGGATGAGCAAATGCTTTTTTGTTTTTTATTTGCTCTCTGTATAAAGCGAGAATAGGAAAGTCATACAAAGATTGGGCGATTTTCAATAACCGGTCCCCAATCATTTGCGTTCCCTCACGCGTTTCACGAGGTAAGTTTTGAACCATTAACATGCGGTCCCATTTCCATATTTCGAGTAAATCTTGTTCTTCAAGCGCATCATAAACAAAACAACATGCCACTCCGTCTGTGTAAATTAATTGTTCATGTACATACACTTTAAGCCAATCAAAAAAGGTTTTTTGATCTTTGACGATGTCTGCTTGTATATAGCTTTCCAATCCGAAAGAATGACTAAAAGCGCCTGTTGGCAAGCCTGAGTCACATAGTTGAAATAGCGATAGCAGGTTTTTATTCATGACTATGTCCAATATGACGGAAGGCTTTTTTTACTTTGCGGTCTTCTCGTTTAAACGGAATACCCATTTCTTGTAGGAGTTCCTCAACTAAATAATCGTATTGAACCAACATATCGTCGCCTTCAAACTGAGCGGGCAAGTGACGATTGCCTAGTTGGTGAGCGATATTGCCCATTTCGTTAATGCTGCGAGGACTAATGACGATTAAATCATCAGACAGTACATCAATGACAATCATGTTTTTGTCGTCCATAAATAGGACATCGCCTGCAACCAAGTCACGTGCTTCTTTCAAGCGGATTCCGAGCTCATTGCCATGATCGGTCTTTACTCGCTGGATTCGCTTGACTAAATAGGCACTTTCTAAATAGACTTTTTCGATATGACGTTTACCGATTTCAGTCTTGTCCATTTCTTCTATATTCGTTACTACCTTTTCAATGATCAAGTCTGTTCACCTCAGAATAAGAAATATCGCTGTCCCATTGGTACTGTATCTACAGGATCACAGGTTAGCAATTCTCCATTTATTTTTACTTCATACGTTTGCGGATCTACTGTAATATTGGGCGTTTCGTTATTTAATTTCATGTCTTTTTTCGTCAAATTACGGATTCCCCCAACAGGAAGAATGATTTTTTTCAATCCAAGCTTTTCGTGAACTCCATCATCGAAAGCTGCTTGAGATATAAACGTAACTGAATGATTTGATAACGCTTTGCCATACTGCGCATACATTGGACGTGAAATATAAGGTTGCGGAGTAGGAATCGATGCGTTCGCATCTCCCATTAA is part of the Planococcus sp. PAMC 21323 genome and encodes:
- the ureG gene encoding urease accessory protein UreG encodes the protein MGPIKIGVGGPVGAGKTMLVEKLTRTLEKEIEMAVITNDIYTKEDAKFLMENGVLPEDRIIGVETGGCPHTAIREDASMNFAAIDELVERHPNVELIFVESGGDNLAATFSPELVDFSIYIIDVAQGEKIPRKGGQGMIKSDLFVINKTDLAPYVGARLDVMASDTKVFRGEKPFVFTNLKTEEGLEEVIEWLKSHVLLKGLE
- a CDS encoding urease accessory protein UreF, translated to MNKNLLSLFQLCDSGLPTGAFSHSFGLESYIQADIVKDQKTFFDWLKVYVHEQLIYTDGVACCFVYDALEEQDLLEIWKWDRMLMVQNLPRETREGTQMIGDRLLKIAQSLYDFPILALYREQIKNKKAFAHPAIVFTMIAHGLGCSKKETVLYYFYSSSSSLTQNAVRAIPLGQTAGIIITHDFHPELQLAAEKVVQLTEDDFGITSPGLELSQMHHERVNIRIFMS
- the ureE gene encoding urease accessory protein UreE, giving the protein MIIEKVVTNIEEMDKTEIGKRHIEKVYLESAYLVKRIQRVKTDHGNELGIRLKEARDLVAGDVLFMDDKNMIVIDVLSDDLIVISPRSINEMGNIAHQLGNRHLPAQFEGDDMLVQYDYLVEELLQEMGIPFKREDRKVKKAFRHIGHSHE